ccttggtacatagatgatctctgatcgaaagaaacttttttttcagGATTTTAaaatcttccaaataatttgcaaaaactggtcattcttctggtctCGAAACTATCTTTCcttatttgatattgatttctgttttattttgaaataaattttttttgcgaaattaccacaaataccacattcctAGTGCCACTTTAAGCCTCACTTTTAATAAgaggtaaaatatatttatatctctaaagttaactaatctagacttagggtttataaTTGAGGGATggagtagggtttttggaatgtgaaatttatgatttaataaataaataaaaaatactttaaattttttttttaataatagtttcaaacataacttttgattttcaagaagaaattttgaagaaaagttcaaaatatttttttaaaaaaatttcgaatttgaaaatgtataatttgaaaaacgtaaaaaaaaaattattttattttttatttatctaaataattatttattatatagagagaaaacaaatgtataagagtcttttgccacttaatgaagaaaatgtttttaaaaatatccatttagtggtggtaaaaatgaataataGTACCATGAAAACGATAAACATGAAATCCCCCCACAAATTTTTGGAATATtgacatttttgaaaatattaaactaaaataatgatttgtcaTATTATGATTAGTTGTTTTAAATCTTATGTGTTTGAAATCATActattgaatattttcaataacatataacttaaactttaaaaattacgtcttttaaatttatatagttctaattgtttaaatatattggattttaagttaattattatatttgtaagatattttatgttaatttcgaaaatatattatatgttaagttaactatatataattctttgaattttgtgagtttaccatatttaaattgatttatattttattttgaaataaaattgcTACCATATTTcgattgatatatattttattttgaaataaacgaTTTTTCTTAATATTGATATTCTTAGAAATAGTAACTACTAAAATACTAATTTGTCATAATATGATTGAGAAATTTAATGTTTACATTTTTCATGGTACCattattcatttttaccaccgctaaaggaacattttcaaaaatactttctttattaagtggcaaaagactcttatacttttgttctctatatatataataaataattatttaaaaaataataataaaaaataaaaaaatcataaaaatgttttcgaattatattttttcaaattcgaacttttttataattttttttttgattttttttttaattgttttttgatttttttgtcaaaatttctttttgaaaattaaaaattatgtttgaaactatttttaatttttttatatttttgaagtatttatttatatatttattatgatcctaaatttcacattccaaaaatccaCCTCTCAACATGAAAAGTTGTACTATGAATGTgatatttatgacaatttctctaattttttaaatatcttgaatttttaagttaattattatatttgtaaaatattttatgttaatttcgaaaatatattatatgttaagttAACTATACATAATTCTTTGACTTTTGTAAGTTTACcttatttaaattgatttatattttattttgtattaaactatttttggtAGTATTGGTATTTTTAGAAATAGCAAACTAAAATGATGATTTGTCATAATATAATTgatgatttaatattttatatagtataatatagatttaaataGTGGTATTAAATTTGTGGtacatttgaaaattttcaataataaaatgaattttgtttttgcaaGTTGTGCTAAAGCCCAAAACGTGGGAAACAACCACTCACCCCACAATAAAATCGAAGACGCTTTTCTTTTGGATTGTACCTTTtcatattaaacatttttaaataagaaacgAGTATTtcctactttttattttaaaagggATTTAATGACCAAGGATCACTGGTTTCTGTTGTGCTGTCAGTGGTCAGTGGtcacaattattaatttttctttctttcataaTGGTATTAGATAATGTTTCCAAACCATGAGCAGATTATATATCGCTtcggaaaataaaaaaaatagaacaaaataagtattatatataaataatggaATAAGAAACCTTAAGTattcataatatattataaaatatatattggaaTTTATCAAATTTTGTACTGTGCAACTTCAATCATTCTCATCAAAATCTTGATTATGGTTTCGAATGGAAAAAGCCTATCAAACGCTGCGGATTTGGTAGATCAAATAGAGGGGATCAAGAGTGATTCAAGCGGCTCTAGGAATACTAATATGGACCTAGCGGATCAAACAATTCAAAACGTATGTTAAATAGTGAAAATGGATAAAAAACGGTACAAAGTActgtacaaatttaaaataagttagataaattttatattactatttatatatatttaataactaaaagtaaatatcttaaaaataatttataaaacaataactataaatttctatttaaaatataatattaattttatttaagcatatataattattttgagctttaaaattatatatatatatatatatgatatgaaaTAATTATAATTCTTGGTAAAATAGTATAATAGTTTTTCAcaatattaactaataaatcaatccaaaaatatttaaaagttttccTAACacattgtaaaaaaataaaacataatgtcaaataataatacattgtagctattaataaattttcaagatgaaatacaatttaaatcaatatatatttagtattatatgtaactaaatttaaatgaaatatttttaaaaataaaatattatattaaattaaagatGCACATGATAAATATGGTGTAAATAGAAAACTAAgtgtttttttgatgaaataagATTCACAAGATCAAAACTAtaattgtatgtttacatatgttacaaaaaaagttttatcatagaaaatatgaaaagaattaaataatttcaaaagtTGAAAATTGTTTTACaagtaaaagtatataaaatactCCTTTTGTCGAGTTTTAATGGAGAGTGAATAATTAGGGGATGATACACAAGTGTATCTCACCCACCAAATTATCCCTATACATCAAATTTTTACAATTTGGTTAAAAAGATGATCGGGTATACAAGcagtcttaattttttttgtcttttatgaAAAAGGTGGATGAACCACTATTGATTCTATACACTTGTTCAGTAGAGTGTTTCATCCACTTTTTCTTCATTAAAtaacttctttatttttttaataaatgataatctttttgtcatttatgataaaactatattttatgacaTATAAATaccatttatatttatttaattttagttattattatttttaaatacaaaatgtgACTTGTATAATTTACAccatattttctatttataataaatttttatttgacatCATACTTTATacatcataatttatttttaaataatgtgttattcttttgtttgaaaaacttttgaaaattaaaatttattgggttaattaatttgtaactcaaaaaataaaatatttatgaaaaaaccataattatgtttttaaatcatCCAAACTAGGAAATTGttttaaaactcaaaataaatttaatttaatttattattttaatataaaatgtattattttttacaattataaattacttttcctcaacataattatttttaagaaaataattagtaatataaaattttctataaattattttaaatttatatagtattttggacctttttatcctttttcactattcatatatatgttttaggCTCCCAATGGAGAAAACAGATCAAGCGTTGCGGATCTAGCATATCAAGCGGATCGAGCGGAACAAGAGTGGATCGAGAAGTACAAGTGTGGATCAAGCGGATCTACCGGTTTAAAACATATGTTTGAATGGTGAAAGTGGATAAAAAGTGATCCAAAGTACTCTactaatataaattaatctatGGTCATTTGCAAAATTTTATGAATGGAGGAAATAGTAAATGCTCTACTTTGGTGTATGAACCACCTTTTGTTCTACTTCCCATTCTAAGcctatatataacaaaataatatttgtggTTGCATTTCTTATTTCTatcaaaaatatgtatttttacccCGGGTTAAATTATGTCGATAATACCACACATCTCTTTGTTAAATCCAGtggtcaaaatatttttttataaaaacaaattaaataaactgaaataaaattgaaatgaagaatttgatatttttatttaagattttaaatctcattttcagttaaaatgttttaaatcttattcagttaaaatgttttaataaattttcatttgatATATTTCTATGGGTTTCTTCAAATTAGTTTATCATGCAATTAAATTATCTTTTAGTTTCACAAATAAGCTTACGAATGAACTTATCCTTTACAAGCACATCAccaaaagtttttgaaaatattcatgTTCAAATACATCAGTTTCCGTATACAACTATGAATGAAAATCCTTTTCACAGATAGTAACGAAAGAAacgaataaataaataaatttaccaCTAATTTATGGAATCCCctaataatttttctttattcagTCAAAGAATGCGCTTTCTTAATGCTGTCATTTCCTGTGCATTACGACCTGAACTCGCTATTTCGTGATTCATGAACATAAAACGGGAAAACATCAGAAATAGGGACCCGTCATTTGATAAAACTCTATGATATCAATTACGACACCTTTCATAGGTAGGTATGATTTTTGAATGGTGACTTGCGGGACAACCGCGGGATAAGTGCGGTGTGgttgtaatagaaataaaaatatatagatatataggtATATGTAGAGCTTTTTATTACTGTTCATGGTGGTGCGGTGCGGAGCGGTTCGTTACCAGCATTAGTTAGGCAAACCTGAAATACCAGAATAATAATTGATTATGTCCTACGAACATGTTATATCTCAGTAACACAATATGAATTGTCGATATTATAGACACATTTGGTGAATTTGGATTGGGTAAGACCACACCATCAAGATCTCCTTTTGAgacgaaaacaaaaaatgaaaagcaacGAAATGATGGAAAGTGGTAATGATAGGTGCTCTTTATGGTAAGACTCATGGGGTTCTCTACTCTTTGCGTTGttaaataaatgtataattGTTTATCCTACACTAAAGTTCAGGGTGACCGATGCACACCATTCCAAAGCGAAAACCATTCCAATTCAAGCTCATTTTAGTCTTAGTTGTATTtagactaatttatatatatatttttttcaacagcctataatttatatttaagataaaaattatACCTTTATAAAAAGTTAGATGAAGTTGATCATGAATTTGATAGAGAAGATTTATTTATCTTTGTCTAATTATGCTTTTCTGATTTACTTTACAACGTGTGAACAAATTGGATATTATATAGGACAATATAAGAACTTGATAAAATGTTCGTTTCTAGATGAATGATGATATATTATCTAATGACACCATTTATGCTATCAGTAGCTTGATCACATtagttttaaagaaataccctttaaatttttttttgtcacaaatataaaaaatcaaaatgaccaaaatgtttcattaaagaagtaaatgtatatttatactatagggttaactaatctaaacctagagtttagagttaagtggTGGAGTTTTGAAGTgggtttaaaagttttaaaaataaaaaataaatattaaaaatagtttcaaaaagcatttttgaatttcaaaaagaattctttttcagaaaaataaaataaaaattcagaaaaaattataaaaaattttgaaaacatataattcgaaactataaaaaactatttattttatttatttatttatatttatatatctaaggtataaaagtcttttatctttttaatgaaatattttggtcatttttctttttatgaactttttttgtgagaaaaaaacttaaaaatagtcTATAGAGAGTTGCCCTTAGTTTTACATCTAATTTTAAGCATCAATGTTTGATGAAACTCTCCAACTTACTTTAGACTGGAAATATTTTGGCTAGTGACTACATTTGATGTTAGGACACGTTATGAGCTTACCCGGTATTGTTCAACCGTCCAAATCACTACCATCTCACTTAACTATGCGTTTGCAAATTAGTAATTTGGATTATTAAAATTTGAgcacatcatatatatattcacacAAAAGCGATATATATTCTATATTACATATTCACgttgtatttatttttagtttttgctaAACTCGCGTTGTTTTTCAAAGAGGCCTAAATCATTagctgaaaaaataaaattaagattcaaaacaaaaactcatACTACAACTTCAAACACAGAGATTATCACACCACATGACTCATGAAAATCAAAAGCACGTACGTacgaattttataaaaacaaagagGTAAAGTGGGCTTTGAGATTTTCATCTGGATGACCAAATCCATCACCCTCCTTGTAGAACAAATTGATCACACGTGCAGTATTGAAGACTCGCATTACAATCTGGCGTGGCACAGTAGATAAGGCTTTAAAGAACTCGTCTATCATCATCTCATGGTGATCCTTAattatcttcttcaattctgTAACCGCTTCTTCTTGACTTACACCATGCTGCTTCATGTAACAGTTGACTCCATTTGCCACTTCCCCTCTCTTTAACTCTTCTTCGAATGTGGTTATGTCGTTAATCAGACGAAATACAACATTAAAAGCTAGGATGACTTTAGGTCTAGAGGCGAACCACTCGTACATTATCTTCTCATCACAGTCTTCCATCCCTAGAAAGCTGTAGACTGCCATATCATCCATTGCACCTGTGACGATTCCAACCTCCATGTACTCTTCAAAGTTTGGTACGTGACCTGCGCGTGCCCATTTTGCTATCTCTAGATACCCTTTCTTTGTCAAGCTCtttatctatgttttttttcagtataaacatataatattactattacatctttttactattttttctaCCTAATAACTATTAACCAGTGCCGaatctgaaattttaaaaaagccataaacattttcaaattaattttagtaaGTAATTTTTTTGACAATTAGGAGTCATGCAACCTATGTATAAATTGCTTAAGAAAATTTTAGATCTAAAGCGAATGTTTTATCTGGTTGTGTCTAGAACCGGCCCTGCTAATAACACTTACGTACCTCATCTATAGTCGGTTGCAGACCACCAGGTCTTCCTAGCGAGCTCATTTCACGTTCGATGTCTTGCATAACTTCCCACAAAGTTCGGAAAATAATTTGCATATAGTTTGGTAGATCTTCAATGGTTCCAATATCCCACCTAGCCATTAACCCTACATAAGACCATAGGACTATAACGAGCTcaatataacataaaataaagatTATACCTTTGCAAGGCATCGGTGAAACTTATAACTTCAGGAAGAGTGCCATAGGCGTCATATGTATCATCAACAACCGTCATGATCATGGAGATTTTAGTGCCTATAACTCTCGCAACGGAATATCTTGGCTCGAAGTATATACCCATCATGCCGAAATAGATCTCCACATTTCTGTCCCGAAAGGTATTAGGTAGTTTAGACGCAAGATCTAGCTCTTTCCACCATCTAGAAGAAGCAGTAGTCACATATAAGGTTATTATGATCTATATAACAAGATTAACTAGTACACATATGATTTGAGGATATAGCTACAAGGACATTACTTGGTGACATCTTTGAGCTCTTTGACGTAATGCAACTGGCAGTAGCTGAAGTTGAGTTTAGCAAACTTAAGAAGATTCTCCTCgtgatcttcttcttgttcGTAAAAAGAGATATATTCTCTTGCAACTGCTATTTCTACGCAATGGTATCTAGGTATGTACAATGCATTTTGTATATGCTTAGAGAGATGTGGTTTAGTAGTATTAGTCACTGCCGCCAAGTGAGTCCTAGTGAAACTCCGTGCTTCCTCTATTATATTCTCATCTTTTGTTTTGAGATATGATGCTTGGTACAACTGCAACATCCCTCTAACATCTCGAACTACACTTTCCTTGAACTTTCCATCATGCTCCCCACTAAATCTTTCGAACACATCTACAAAGAAACGAGATAAATAGCTAAAATAAGTATCCATACAAGTGAATCAAGGAAATGGATCTAACTCTGCTTTGATCTCTAGCTCAGGGAAATTATGAATGGAAGACCCATAACTCGTTGGGTAAATTTTCTTCTACATTCTCTCTAAAATAGTAAAACTTcattataaaaatgaatttgATCCAATGTATGCATGCATATATAATAGAGATTCTTTGTTTTTAAAGGACTAAATCATTATAATACAAAAacatacattggagtaaaactcATTTTTTATAATAGTGTTATATTTGTAGAAAAACATAGAGATAAATTGTAGATGGTCTTACCGCAAGACATTTTGTGACCATACAATCTGAAAACCTCAAACATAGTACAGATTGTTTCCAGGTCATCTTCCTTGGCAATCAAGCCTTCTAACTTCCCAAAAGCCTTGCTTAGAATCTCTTCGATTTCATCTTCGAAATAATGGGAGATCGCTAGACTGATAAGCAAGTAAATGAGACGAATTTTCTCTTTGTCACAGGTGTGAGGAGACATGAGCATATCTCTCACATACGGCTTCATAACCGATTCAATCTCATGCTCAATTGCATTGAACTCCTGCCAAGATATGATAGTAAGAAATGCATGTTAAACATAGCTAATATATTACTGTCATGTATCTTTAGTTACCAACCATAGATAGTCTCACATGGGGTCATAATGTTTATGTACTTACAGAACCGTCCACGGGAACAGAGAAGAGGTGATCTCCTAGAAAAGTGGGAGTAAACTGAGCCAAGGGACGAATACTCTCAAGATCGCCACTAGTAGCCATTACACAGAACAAATCTTGTTTTGTGGGTTGTCGAGAAAGCGTTTGGTTTCTAAGCAAACGGCCAGGTAAAAGAGAGAGCTTGGCCTTATGACATAGAGGGACTCTGTAAGCGCAAGGGAGAGTTTTAGGATCAAAACTCATCACCATTCTTGAAGCATGCATGTTTAAACTCTTGCCAATAACAAGATAGACACGAGACAGTGACACAATGTCTACTCTAGCTTTATGTTGTGATGATGGGATGGATGGTTGACTTTGCTTTCACATCTCTAGTTTGCTTTAAATCGATCCCAGATCTAGTGGAGAGCCTAAACCGTATTATTAATATCTAAACAACTACGATTTATGGAAGTTAAGTTTATAAGAAACTtcattttgtattatatttagACATTATACTTCACGTCTGACATAGGGTAGATCTATGACTATGATCCTCTGATCTCAAAGGAGTGTTTTGCAACTAATGTCAGATAAGTctgtattaatatttt
This genomic stretch from Brassica napus cultivar Da-Ae chromosome C9, Da-Ae, whole genome shotgun sequence harbors:
- the LOC106378061 gene encoding terpenoid synthase 25-like is translated as MHASRMVMSFDPKTLPCAYRVPLCHKAKLSLLPGRLLRNQTLSRQPTKQDLFCVMATSGDLESIRPLAQFTPTFLGDHLFSVPVDGSEFNAIEHEIESVMKPYVRDMLMSPHTCDKEKIRLIYLLISLAISHYFEDEIEEILSKAFGKLEGLIAKEDDLETICTMFEVFRLYGHKMSCDVFERFSGEHDGKFKESVVRDVRGMLQLYQASYLKTKDENIIEEARSFTRTHLAAVTNTTKPHLSKHIQNALYIPRYHCVEIAVAREYISFYEQEEDHEENLLKFAKLNFSYCQLHYVKELKDVTKWWKELDLASKLPNTFRDRNVEIYFGMMGIYFEPRYSVARVIGTKISMIMTVVDDTYDAYGTLPEVISFTDALQRWDIGTIEDLPNYMQIIFRTLWEVMQDIEREMSSLGRPGGLQPTIDEIKSLTKKGYLEIAKWARAGHVPNFEEYMEVGIVTGAMDDMAVYSFLGMEDCDEKIMYEWFASRPKVILAFNVVFRLINDITTFEEELKRGEVANGVNCYMKQHGVSQEEAVTELKKIIKDHHEMMIDEFFKALSTVPRQIVMRVFNTARVINLFYKEGDGFGHPDENLKAHFTSLFL